In Aphelocoma coerulescens isolate FSJ_1873_10779 chromosome 13, UR_Acoe_1.0, whole genome shotgun sequence, the following are encoded in one genomic region:
- the LOC138118351 gene encoding interleukin-5-like: MVEDWSRTTYRFSEHIRRMKTHLYLLLLAAGISAAPQMSSMAELLTLLQQMCEVMTKDIQNLRIETPNNIDDVNCISTIFEGTEQLKNNPAIKKFSVFFQKFERLKQWLMPSLEKEGKCDTERRSTTIFIKKLMTFIQKILKNTRVES, encoded by the exons ATGGTAGAGGACTGGTCCAGAACCACTTACAGGTTCTctgagcacatcaggaggatgAAGACCCATCTCTACCTTCTCTTGCTGGCTGCAGGGatctctgctgctccccagATGAGCAGCATGGCTGAATTACTGACACTACTACAGCAAATGTGTGAGGTGATGACAAAGGACATTCAG AATCTGAGGATTGAAACTCCCAACAATATAGAT GATGTGAATTGTATCAGCACAATCTTTGAAGGAACagaacagctgaaaaataatCCAGCTATAAAAAAATTCAGTGTCTTTTTCCAAAAATTTGAAAGACTGAAGCAATGGCTCATGCCAAGCCTGGAAAAAGAG GGGAAATGTGATACAGAAAGAAGGAGCACAACAATATTTATAAAAAAGCTGATGACATTCAtccagaaaatattaaaaaacacaAGAGTGGAGAGTTAG